The sequence below is a genomic window from Actinomycetes bacterium.
CTCTTTGAATTATTTCGGTCTTGAGTGGGCAGCCACTGACGGTTAGCAGCACGGTTACCTCGACTCGCCCACCGTCTATGTCAACGGAACCGACCATGCCCAAATCGGTGATCGGTCGGCGAATTTCGGGGTCATCTACGGTCGCCAAGGCGGACATGATCGCTTCGCGGTCAACAGCTGTCATAGGCCAAGGCTAAGCGGGGCCGGGTTAATGCGCTTGCGCCGGTCCCGGAAGAGCGATGGCGAGGTTCGCTATTCCGCAGTCTCGTCAGTGTTGGTTTCCTCGGCGACAAGTTCCCGAATCTCGTCTAGCACGCTGCGTAGTTCGCCACGAACATAGTCTCGAGTGGCGCTTTCACCCAACGCCATTCGTAGTGCGGCGACTTCGCGGACGAGGTACTCAGTGTCGGCTAGCAATCGCTCGCTGCGATCGCGATCCTCACTCCACTGGACTCGGTCACGATCATCCTGGCGGTTCTGTGCCAACAAAATCAGCGGTGCCGCGTAGGACGCCTGCAACGACAAGAGCAAGGTGAGAAAGATGAAGGGATAGGGGTCTGGGGCGGAGCCGGGAGATCGGGTGAGCACGATCACGACATTCAAGGCGATCCATACTGCGATGAATAGGGTCATCCAGATGATGAAGCGCCAGGTTCCTAGGAAGCGGGCGACTCGTTCGCTGAAACGACCTACTCGTTCGGGGTCATATTGCAGCCGTAGGCCCGGGCCGCGGTCCATGGGCTCATCAAGACGCCGCTCTGACTGTTTCTTTCGTAGTGGACGATCAACCATCTGTACTCACCCCCCGAGCGAATTCGGAATCCTCGTCGCGCCAGTCTTCGGGCAGCATGTGATCGACGAGGTCGTCGACCGTGACCGCCCCGAGCAGATGGTCACTGTCATCGACAACCGCCACGGCTACCAAGTTGTAGGTGGCGAAGTAGCGAGCCACTTGGCCTAGCGGAGTCTGCGGTCGAATGGGCTCCAGTTCGGAGTCGATGACACTTACGACTAGTTGTGACGGCGGTTCCCGCAGCAGCGCCTGAATATGCGCCGATCCGAGGAACTGTCCGGTGGGCGATTCCAACGGTGGGCGCACGACGTAGACCTGAGCCGCCAAGGACGGTGGCAGGGCGAAGTCGCGAACTCGAGCCAATGCATCGGCGATAGTGGCGTCGGGTCCCACGATCACCGGTTCCGTGGTCATGAGTCCGCCAGCGGAGTCCTCGTCATAGCGCAGCAACAGCCGGATGTCGTCCGCTTCCTCGTCTTCCATGCGCTGCAGCAGACTGGTGCGTTGGCTTAACGGCAGCTCCAAGACGAGGTCGGTGGCATCGTCTGGATCCATCTCCTCCAAGACGTCCGCGGCCCGCTCTAAGTCAAGACCGGACAAGATGCTGGCGGCGTTCTCCTCGTTGAGTTCCCCTAATACTTGCGCCAATCGGGTGTCCTCCAGTGAAGCTGCGACCTCTTGTCGGCGGTTGTCGGGCAGGTCTTGCAGCATGCTCGCCACATCAGGCGGTCGCAGTGCGTCCACGCTGGCCAATAGGGCCTCGGTTCCCTGCCCTTTGACGCCCCGATGTAGACCGGTGACCTCATCCCACCCGACGATGAACGACTGCCCTTTACGGCGGAAGCCACCGCCTTGTTTTACGTAGAACTTGGTGATGTCCCAGTCACGGGTAGGGCTCTTTTCGATAGCGACGTCCACAATGCTGGCTTTGCCGCCATCCTCGTGCAGTTTGACCGTGCGATCCAAGAGCTCACCGATCACCAGAGTCTCGGAGCGGCGTTTCTCGAATCGACGTAGGTTGACGAGGCCGGAGACTACGACCTGGTTCGCGGCGAAAGAACGCACCCGACCGATCGGTAGGAAGATGCGTCGACGAGGAGGTACTTCTACGAGCACCCCCAAGACTCGGGGCGGTCGCTGTTCGCTGAACAACGACACGACAAAGTCTCGCACCCGCCCCACCTGGTCTCCGTTGGGATCGAAAACTGGCACTCCGGACAGGCGCGCGACAAAGATTCGAGTCGTTGGGCCGCTCACGTTTGCAGGCTAGTGGGAAATCAGCCGAAAGTGGGCGTTCCGGGCAAGCCGACCGCTAGATCCCGTTCGCTCGGTCACTTCCGCGTAGAAAGCGATTACATAGGGGAGTGGACGCAGGTAGATCAGGGCAGCGGCAGGAATCGGCGCAGTTCGTCATGTTGGCGGTTGCCGTTATCGCGGTTTCGATGGCCGCCCCGATCGTGGTTGCCTGCGGCGCGCCAGCGCTCGCCATCGCGTTTTGGCGGTGCGCCCTCGGTTCAGCTGCCACATTTTCCTGGCTATTGCTGCGCCGGCGTTGGGATATGCGGCGAGTCCGGAGTCGTTGGCTACTGCTCGCCGGACTCGCGCTGGCGATTCACTTTGCCGCCTGGATTCCGTCACTGCGGTTAACTTCGGTGGCGGCGGCCACCGCCTTGGTTGCCACCGTGCCGATCTGGACGGCGCTCATCGCCCGAGTAGTGGGTCAACAGATTCGCTGGCAAGTCTGGCTCGGCATCGGTTGCGCGATGCTGGGTGTGCTGTTGCTGACCGGGGTAGATGCGTCTCGCGGTTCCGCGGCACTAGTCGGTGATGGTCTGGCCCTGCTGGGTGGGGTGGCAGCCGCCGGATACCTCTCGGCAGGTGCTCGAGTTCGGCGGCTGCTGCCAGCTGCGGAGTACAACGCCGCCGTCTATGGTTTGGCCGCGGGGGCGTTGTTGCTAATCTGCCTCGCGGTGGATGTGCCGCTGTTCGGCTATTCCATGCGTGATTGGCTGCTGATCGGGCTCATGACGTTATTGGCACAACTACTCGGGCATTCGCTGGTGAACGTTGTGCTGCGGCATTTGTCCGCAACGGTCGTGGGCCTTGCCCTATTGCTTGAGGTCCCCGGTGCGATCTTGGTGGCAGCGGTTTGGCTGGGTCAGTTGCCGCAGGCAACTATTATCCCTGCGATTGCCTGCATTTTGGTGGGATTGGCCGTAGTCATGCTGGGCGACGGGCGACGGCAACTGTCCGGTCGGCCAACGCCTAGCGCATGATCCGGGTTGGCCTAGTCGCGGACGACAACCTCCCACGCAGCCACGTGGCGGTTGGCGAGGAAGCCGCTTAGGCGTCCCATGATTTTGCTCAGGTAGTCACTCTCTTCGGAGGTGGCTTTCTCGGCAGCCTCAGACTCCCAAACGGTGACTGTTTGAGCTCGATTTCGATCTCGATCAATAAGCAAACTGGTGCTGATGTGCCCAGCCTGGCCCTCGATCATGGGCTGAATTTCGTCCTGAAAGATTTTCAAGGCTTCGTCTAGCCTTCCGGGAACAACATTCGCCGTGATGGTGCGTGCGTACATCGCGAGGTACCTCCTAGTGACGAGGCTAGAGGTTTCGCCACCTCGGTCGCTTCGCAACGCGCGATTTTCATGAAGTTGTCCGTTCTGTCCGAAAGCCAAGCCGCAATGACCGTTGCGGAATGGCACCAAGCCGCCAAAGCCGGTAGTTGACCGGGGCAACCGGGGGTGGTGCTCGGTGGCAACAGGTGCGACGGATACCGTGGAGTGCTGGCTGCGCCACTGCGAGCGCGCCGTTTCCCAGTAGGAATCCTCATCAAGGAGCATCCATGAGCGAAGAAACCACCGCCCAGTCGCTGCGTCCCCGCAGGTCGAACCTTGCTGTCCCGGGCTCTAGCCCGAAGATGCTCGAGAAGGCCAAGGGCCTGCCGGCAGATCAGATCTTCATGGATTTGGAGGACTCGGTCGCACCTATCGCTAAGGCTGACGCCCGCAAGAATGTGGTTGCCGCGCTCAACGAAGGTGGCTACGAAGACAAGGTGCGC
It includes:
- a CDS encoding DUF1003 domain-containing protein, whose product is MVDRPLRKKQSERRLDEPMDRGPGLRLQYDPERVGRFSERVARFLGTWRFIIWMTLFIAVWIALNVVIVLTRSPGSAPDPYPFIFLTLLLSLQASYAAPLILLAQNRQDDRDRVQWSEDRDRSERLLADTEYLVREVAALRMALGESATRDYVRGELRSVLDEIRELVAEETNTDETAE
- a CDS encoding CBS domain-containing protein, which codes for MSGPTTRIFVARLSGVPVFDPNGDQVGRVRDFVVSLFSEQRPPRVLGVLVEVPPRRRIFLPIGRVRSFAANQVVVSGLVNLRRFEKRRSETLVIGELLDRTVKLHEDGGKASIVDVAIEKSPTRDWDITKFYVKQGGGFRRKGQSFIVGWDEVTGLHRGVKGQGTEALLASVDALRPPDVASMLQDLPDNRRQEVAASLEDTRLAQVLGELNEENAASILSGLDLERAADVLEEMDPDDATDLVLELPLSQRTSLLQRMEDEEADDIRLLLRYDEDSAGGLMTTEPVIVGPDATIADALARVRDFALPPSLAAQVYVVRPPLESPTGQFLGSAHIQALLREPPSQLVVSVIDSELEPIRPQTPLGQVARYFATYNLVAVAVVDDSDHLLGAVTVDDLVDHMLPEDWRDEDSEFARGVSTDG
- a CDS encoding DMT family transporter is translated as MDAGRSGQRQESAQFVMLAVAVIAVSMAAPIVVACGAPALAIAFWRCALGSAATFSWLLLRRRWDMRRVRSRWLLLAGLALAIHFAAWIPSLRLTSVAAATALVATVPIWTALIARVVGQQIRWQVWLGIGCAMLGVLLLTGVDASRGSAALVGDGLALLGGVAAAGYLSAGARVRRLLPAAEYNAAVYGLAAGALLLICLAVDVPLFGYSMRDWLLIGLMTLLAQLLGHSLVNVVLRHLSATVVGLALLLEVPGAILVAAVWLGQLPQATIIPAIACILVGLAVVMLGDGRRQLSGRPTPSA
- a CDS encoding antibiotic biosynthesis monooxygenase, which gives rise to MLLDEDSYWETARSQWRSQHSTVSVAPVATEHHPRLPRSTTGFGGLVPFRNGHCGLAFGQNGQLHENRALRSDRGGETSSLVTRRYLAMYARTITANVVPGRLDEALKIFQDEIQPMIEGQAGHISTSLLIDRDRNRAQTVTVWESEAAEKATSEESDYLSKIMGRLSGFLANRHVAAWEVVVRD